Proteins encoded together in one Coregonus clupeaformis isolate EN_2021a chromosome 30, ASM2061545v1, whole genome shotgun sequence window:
- the tmem9 gene encoding transmembrane protein 9 — MSSRREQSSRSLLFGLLVVLLCEVISFAHASKSFEDVRCKCICPPYRNITGHIYNRNVSQKDCNCLHVVEPMPVPGHDVEAYCLLCECKYEERSSNTIKVTILIYLSVVGSLLLYMLFLLLVDPLIRKHDPYIQPLHNEEDSEDMRPQPEGASAAQGGRSNTVLERVEGAQQRWKKQVQEQRKTVFDRHKMLS, encoded by the exons ATGTCGTCCAGGAGAGAACAGAGTTCCAGGTCCCTTTTATTCGGCCTGCTTGTTGTACTGCTCTGTGAAGTGATCTCCTTTGCACACGCTAGTAAG AGTTTTGAAGATGTGCGCTGCAAGTGTATCTGTCCACCCTACAGGAACATCACCGGACACATCTACAACAGGAATGTCTCCCAGAAAGATTG TAACTGCCTCCATGTAGTGGAGCCCATGCCAGTGCCGggccatgatgtggaggcctacTGCCTGCTGTGTGAGTGCAAGTATGAGGAACGCAGCAGCAACACCATCAAG GTGACCATCCTCATCTACCTGTCAGTGGTGGGCTCCCTCCTACTCTACATGTTGTTCCTGCTGCTGGTTGACCCTCTGATCCGTAAACATGACCCCTATATCCAGCCCCTTCACAACGAAGAGGACTCTGAG GACATGCGGCCACAGCCTGAGGGTGCCAGTGCTGCTCAGGGAGGCAGAAGTAACACAGTACTGGAAAGGGTAGAGGGGGCACAGCAGCGGTGGAAAAAACAGGTCCAGGAACAGCGCAAGACTGTCTTTGACCGACACAAGATGCTTAGTTAA